The following DNA comes from Kitasatospora viridis.
TTCAGGCCGTTGCGGATGCCGCGCGGGGAGGCGCCGAGGTCGCGGCGGCAGGCCTTGTTGAACGCCTGGAGGTCGGGTATGCCGACCGACGCCGCGATGGCGGGGATGGACAGGGTGGTGGCCTGCAGGAAGTGGCGGGCCCGCGCCATCCGTCGAGCGCGCAGGTAGCCGACGACGGTGTGCCCGGTGGCGGCACGGAAGAGCCTGGTCAGGTGGTTGTGCGAGACGCCCGCCGCCTTCGCGATCTCCGCCACGCTCAGCGGCTCGGCCAGGCGCGCCTCGATCATCGCCAGGGCGGCCGCCACCGCCGGATGGGTCTCGGCGGTGCCGACCGCGCGCGACGGAGCCAGCTGGGCCACCCGCCACAGCGCCGCCCAGACCTCGGCCGTGGCCCGCGCCGGCGAGTGCGGCCAGGCGGCGAGTGCGCTGCGCAACTGTGCGGTGAGCGGCACGAGTTCGGCCCCGGCGTCCTGGATCACCGGGATGCTGAGCGGCGAGCCGGCCGACCCGAGGCGCAGGTGCACGTAGAGGTGCTCGGACCGGCCCCGGTA
Coding sequences within:
- a CDS encoding helix-turn-helix domain-containing protein gives rise to the protein MDTALAHLDEPPGVAAVGIGVHGNASRTDVFSLPSLWQLHLYGYEADLTVDGTAHAIRPGRVSLVPPGTTVRYRYRGRSEHLYVHLRLGSAGSPLSIPVIQDAGAELVPLTAQLRSALAAWPHSPARATAEVWAALWRVAQLAPSRAVGTAETHPAVAAALAMIEARLAEPLSVAEIAKAAGVSHNHLTRLFRAATGHTVVGYLRARRMARARHFLQATTLSIPAIAASVGIPDLQAFNKACRRDLGASPRGIRNGLNSQ